GtcaaacaacaaacaactATGCCACCCTTCTGTAATAACGTCGTAGAAGGAATGAAAAAGATGTATGCGGCAGAAGGTATTAAAGGATTTTATAAGGGGATTACTCCACTTTGGTGTAGACAAATTCCTTATACAATGTGTAAGTTTACGtcatttgaaagaattgtCGAAGCCATCTACGCAAGATTACCTACAAAGAAGAATGATATGTCTGCATTACAACAAATATCAGTTAGTTTTGTAGGTGGGTACTTAGCTGGTATTTTATGTGCTGTCGTTTCACATCCTGCTGATGTCATGGTCtctaaaataaataatgaaaggAAATTCGGTGAAACAATGGCAATTGCCTCaaagagaatatataaaaatataggGTTCATCGGTCTATGGAACGGGTTAACTGTAAGAATATTCATGATTGGTACTTTGACAAGTTTCCAATGGTTAATATACGATTCATTTAAGGCATACATCGGTTTGCCAACAACTGGACATTGATAGATCATATTTAAGAAGGTGAATCTATCTAGGAGGAAAAGGGAAAGAATGAGGTATTTAGACTAAACTTAATGTATAAACtatagatatatttattatcatacTTTTTTCCCAAAGTTTGCTGGCAAGAATTCATATATAGTCTTGCTAGTAATTCACTGAGAGAGAAACTTCTGCTATAAAAAAAGTCATGTTATCTGTAATTAGCTAACGTCGTTCACCTTAAgctaacaataataaattccaaGGTCTGATCGATGGTTATATAATATCTAAGCTTAATTAAGATATAATGGCAAAACTGCCCATACTAGTAGGTGAAAACTATAACAAATCAATGACCCAAGTATAAATAATATCTCGCCAAGAATATAGTTAGTTGACTGGACAAGAAAGGTAATTTTAACCATTTCGTTTCGATATGACCCCTCCGGTAATTTTTGTAGGATAAGTATGAAACATGACGAAAAGTTCTTGAAATATCTGATAAAACACCATCttagaaatatttaataacgTTTCATGCCGTGTCAGTTAACTTATTTAGCAAGAATGTCTCTTTGCAACATAAAATGATTGGATCGTATTTACACTGTAGAGACAGTAATACAATTTTCAtactattatattatgAAACAGAATAAAGTGGGAATTTCCCTTACCAAAATATAAAGGCCCTCGTACTATGACAGGAAACAGCGACCTCAGCACTTTGAGCATAAGATGTTAGAAAGCCTACTAGCTATTTAAGAGACATTAAGGGCGTGATATTGTTTCTGGTGCCCGTATCCTAAACCTCTAATTTATCAGCACAGCTTTTCTTTATGCTATTCGTTTTCTAAGGCGGCTGATGGTAATGTTATATCGTCAACTAATAAGCTACTAGtcaattcaaatttaccTCTTGTTACATCGCACTCCCTGAAGATCGGTTAATGCTGGTGAACTTAAAACCATGAGattcatcatatttttcatacaTAGTCCTCTGGGGAATGTCAGTGTTCAATCAATCGAATCTTAGAAAGGTGGTGGTATTGATTCTTCAGAGATAATCAATTATGGTATGAAACAATTTTAATGTTCTGCTGGTTTTAAAGTCCAACGTTGGGCTAATAAGATGCATGGGAATTCCTTACATCCAAGTATCATGACCCGGGCCTTCTTCAAGGTCCTAGTGAGTCACGGAAAAGTTCGATATATAGCCCATCCATCCACTACGTACCTAAAAGTATTCGTTTTTTGGAGCTCTGATTTTAGTGTAATAATGGTACCTTTACCACCTTGCAACCAGTGTTGGTGGTTTTATTGAATTGCTAGTAATTCAAGTTGATTTGTCTTCGCGGATGTGGCAGTTCCGGATCAGGAAATATGTAAATAGGgcaatgaaaaatttggaaaagatCATTTGTTGAATCACAAAGTTAATAATTAACGttatttgattttcatTAGCAAACAGTAATAACTTGTGCTATTGAGAatagttttgttttgtaCAATACCTAGTATAGAGCTAACAGCAATTGAGGTGGTGAACATTAAAGATTGGCATTACTAGTTTAATCTTTTTTAAGATAGCCACTTCTATAGCATTTCCCGTTTTTTGATATCCGGAAGATCTAGGCTTATTGGAAATTTTAGAGGTAGCACGTCACCATTCTCCAGGGAAGGTATTTAACTCTAGCAATTAATCTGTTAAGTTACTCAATCCCAGAAGGTGCCCTATAGGTAGAAAAAAACCATAGCTTATTCACTCTTTGAAATACAAAACTAAATTGTTAGGTAACAATACATTTCCTAACATAGCTAGAACACGTTTGAACCATGAATACTCCACCTTTGAAACCCTTCCAATTATCACCATCTTTATCACCTATCTCACTATGCTTAGATGATCCAAATAACAACGCTATTAACAACAACGGTCCAGCCGGATTCAAACATTTATTAGCATCTCcaacaaaattgaaattggaTAGTTCTTTGTTTTATAGAACATCGTTGTCTAAATTAAACGAAATAAATTTTAGTGGGACTTCGACAACAACATCACAATTGCAAGAGAGAAGGAAATCGGATACGTTTTTACCGAATTCTCCTGTAATGCTCCCATTATtcagcaacaacaataatcCTACTCATGGTGCTAGTGCAACTGCTAACAACAATGCAAATAAACCTACAATGTTTAAACGtgaatatttttctccTGCTACCAAACATTCAAATACAACGAATATTTCGAAGGCTTCCTTACCATTACTTTCAGCGTTAATGAAAGGATCTATCGTTACGAACAGCTCACCTACAGTGGAACCGTCAACACGAGCTATAGAAAACGATTCAATCGGAACTAAATCCAACAATACAAACGGATTAAAATCTAAGTCTAAATCTAAGTTAACCATAAAGGAGAGTCTAGAGCAATTTCAACAAAAACTTGAATCGTCATTTAAAGATCGCCAACCTTTATCAACTCCAATACATATGGAACAACATAGCGAGATTACCAATGAAAGAGAGAGTAATACAAGTGAGAGaactaataatgatgatattagaGATGTGAAACAACAGCAAATTGTTACGGAAATAAATGAGCCATCTTCGACAAtatcatcgtcatcattgCTACCTTTACAGATGGAACCAACCTATGAAAGAGACACTTTAAATCCTTTATATTCTGATTATCTTAAGGAAGCCATTCCTGAAAAGCCTAATGTTAATGTTTATCGTGGCAATTCAATGAGAATGAGTTCCACAGCAACCACGTTATATACCCCATTAGAAGAACAACAtgaaaatcaaattcaacaagATTTAGTTGATATGAATGGCTTTGCCAAACCATATAATACACTTAGTACACATGGTAATCAATTAAGAAACGCTGGAATGAATGAGAATATTCGTAGCGgttataataatagtaaaaaCCGTTATAGTTTTATATCCTCTACTTCAACAGATTATGATATCGATTGGTATGATCAAGTTGCGTCACAAAATGGTGTTAACAATGGAATGATGGGTAATAGAATGATGAGGTCTTCTCCTGTTGGAATGGCAATGCGTGGGAATAGCGGCAGTAGCAACACTAATGGTAGAAATAGCTTTATtaatatgaatatgaatattgATGAGATCAGTAATGGCAGTGAAGAAAAGGAGGTCATTGACTTGaagattaagaaattagaattagagATTAATGAGttgaaattacaaaatgaaaaattgattaattcaatttctaagaaaaatttaattgaagataAGATATTATTAGGTTTTTTTagtcaacaacaacagcaacgACATAATGCGACGAAtaaaaagatgaagaaaagtAAGAAGAATAcgaagaaagaaaaatactCTAACGAATCAAGATCTGGGTCAAGAGGTATTGATAATACTGTAGAGACATCAAAGAAGGAAACGAATGATGAATCCATGGAAATGAAGCtgaaagaaatggaaatgCAATTCAGAAATTACCAGAAAATGTTGACAGACCTGACTATTGAACAAAAAGAgaggaaaaagaagagCACCAGAGCAAAATGTGGGGacaagaataaaaataaaagtaaaagTGAAAGGCCTGTTTCAAATCAAAGGAAAGAAAGGTTAGCCCGAATTTCTAGCAGAgagttgaaaaaaattgaagaacaaaatgattcaatttctgATTTAAATACGAGTTTTACTAAGATAACAACGTCGGAGGGAGAAACTAACGAAgcagaagaagaggaagacTTAGAATATGAGGATGAATATGAGTattctgatgatgaagaagaacaagaggAAGTAGACCAGAGTCTTCAATCTAGAGAATACGTTGATGACTCTTATTTCTCGGAGGAggagaaaaaattgaatgtAACACAAGAACAGCTGGAAGATTTCCGTTATAACAGTCAAGAAATAGAACCAAGTAGTGCAGAAGAGGACGGTGATGATCATGATGATGGTTATGAAAGTGAAGATGAACAATTAGAAACTCAATCAAGAAGGATACCCACATCTTCACTTTCTAGTGGTAAAACAGGATTCCAATTGAATTTCCACGTACAGCCAGTTCATATTGACTAGTAAAGCTTCATAAATTTCATgtattttattgtttttatttctttgtaaACTATCACATACTATAACCTATCTGGTAAAATAAACGTTTTATGATAATGTTATACTCATTCTACGACAATATTTTCACATATTCAACTTTTTTAATTAGgaaagtatatatatttccatAATTTGTCGTGCACGCAATTAACGCCGAAGAGGCAAAAActaaaaatcaaaaaacaaaaagcCGTCAATAGCCCACTTATATGTTATATAAACTTACCTAGACTCCATGTGTGGTAACTATTTCAGACATCAAACAAATAGTAAACCTGTTGCTGTAACTTCATTGCATTGCATAGAACCTATAAGATgttaagaaaagaaagtcAAAGATCTATTAGTatagtataataataatagtcCTTTTTTGTGATAGGAAATATTTTGTCAAAGATAACGTAACGTAACATTTCTACCCTATGACATCGATTCCAAGACCCAAACCATGGGAAACAAAAGCATATGATATAGATTCAGGTAGCGAATTCCCTACTGTAATACCGCGTGAGGGAACTGGGAATagcaataacaataataatactgctaatattaatattaatgacGGGACACATAGAGgagatgataatgataatgataatgataatgagaATACACCATTAAGTTTACCAGAGAGACCATCGAGTTTGATGACGAATGtgaatggtaataataatccgAATCATAATAGTGgatataacaataatatgTATGATGGTGGTATgaccaataataataatatgaatCTTATGAACAGTACATCTTATTTACCTTATGGATACGGTAATTCAAGTTTTAATAATAGCTATGGATACGGCGCTGGTACCAGTGGTATTGGTGGTGGATATGGTTATGgatacaataataatatgggTGGAATTTTAGGAGGCAATAGTGGATACGGATATGGGTATGATGGAGGTATGGGAGGAAGGATTAGTAATGATATTGGTGAATCCACTAGAGCGACATtccaattaattgaaaGTATAATTGGCACAGTTACCGGGTTTGCTCAAATGTTAGAATCAAGTTATTTAGCTACAcataattcatttttcacCATGGTATCAGTTGCTGAGCAATTTAgttatttgaaagatagTTTAGGATCCTTTTTTGGTATTTTCACGATAATGAAAGTTTTGAAGAAGCTTCTTTATTTCATTACTAAAGGCAAATTAGGTAACTCGATAACGAAAAACAAAAGGCAAAGATCGTTActtgatgaatttaataaatttgctGATGGTAATGATGATCATCAAGTGAGAGGAGCAAATGGTCAATTtgaacaaacaaaaaaaagaggaAGGAAAATCTCAATGAAaccattaataatatttttaatggGAGTATTTGGCTTCCCctttttattaaataaattcattgagaatgtcaataaaaataatagtcGTAGACTTAGTGGTGGAAGAGGAAGATATGGGAATTTGAGAGGGCAAGGGGGAAGAGAAGACGATGAGGAGGGATATGAAGATGGAAGTGGTATGAGTATAGATCctaataatttagaattTGCTCGAGccaaatataaatttgTTCCAGAGAATCCTGAAATGGAACTTCAATTAAGTAAAGGAGATTTAATGGCAATAATAAGTAAACAAGATCCACTTGGTAGAGATTCTGAATGGTGGAAAGTACGTACTAAGAACGGCGATATGGGGTATGTTCCGTACAATTATTTAGAAATTATCAAGAGAGTTGCGAAAGACAGGCGACCTATTGAAGATGTATAATGCactgataaaaataatgatatataaacatttttttgttgaaaagaattgaaagttTTTATATTGACAATACATAATAGCTAAAAcatattcttattatattGGGAAgtaaatgaatataaaatgAGTTCAGAATATACTTGATAGTTTCTGTtgtgttatttttttttggattttttggattttttggattttttggattttttggattttttggattttttgaattttttgattttgatttattagttacagctttttttgtttttactTTGAAGCGTGgtttgaatttaatgattcatttaatgatatatgGTCCTTGTCATTGTCATTTGATGTAGAGGTATAATTAGAGTCCTTGGTTTCGAATGgtttattttctataatatCAGAGTTAATTGCGGTACATTCTTGATGATCGCAATTAATATAATCGTTGTCGTCATTGTTTGTACCAGCAGTGGTAGTACTAGTCAGAATTGTCCTTGTTGTGGTGGCAGCCATAGTATTTTGTTTTGTGTCCTTTTCATGGTCTTCTTCATGTTTGTCCTTCTTTCCTCTATCTGCATGACTATTACGACGATGAAAATTGTGGAATGGCTTTTCTAGTGTATATTTAGCAGAATCAAGCATATTTGTCAAAGTAGGTTTTTGATTATAAGGTAATTGGTGACTTTTTGAGTCTTTCATGTAGCATGGTCCGAATGGAGGAatcattttgtaatttgtattttgtgaattataatttgtaatttgtttttgtatttgtttttCTCAACTCAAAGGATAGGAGTTGTTTTCTAGTTTGAACCATGAGGGGGGAGTAATAAATGTTTGCTTTATATAGTTAGTGTCCAGTGCATTTCTTTTGGTTCCATTCATTCCGTTTCTTAGCCAGCATATTCGACCAAAGAATTGTTCACGTTACGCTACAGTTGTTGGCATATTGAACTCATTGAGTGAATACATGGCATATGCTGCGTCATATACATGGGGTACATATAGTAGAGGGTGTTTTATACTGAGTGGGGGGATTTAAACATGGAGGTATTCAGCTTAAAGGCTTAGCCTTTCCACCTTCCCATTCCATCGCTTTGAAGATCCTGGCAACTTATGCCTTGACAATCCCACGTACAACATAAACAAGGAACTGAATCCCCCCACCCTCCCTCGCTTTCAAGTTCCGAGATGCCCTTCTTTCCCTCTCGGCCCCTTGGGCGGCGCTATGGAAAGTCCGTTTTTTTATGCCTTTTGAATGTATGGGTGTTAAGGGCGCTAACGCCAGctttttgttttaatttgattttgtgACATGTTAGAGTGTGACGTTTAGGAACCGTGACGCTCCCAGATCGAAATCTGAAGTTACCATCTTTCAAAAGCTACCTTACTTACTTGTAGACTAGATTATTAATGTGATATGGatacttttttattttacatATCCTTTTTAAAAGCTCATTTCACTCAAGATGTAGATACTGCCGTCAATTAACGGTTATGCCTTGtaaaatatatgatatatatgataCCGTTCCCCTTTATGTAGCAATCTAATTTAACTAAAAAAAACTTAGCTTTTTCTATCCTAATCGCTCTTACatgaaatcatcatcaccgAAATTGTCGTAGTTCATATCATCTAGATCAAAATCTTGATCCTTTTTGAATGCACCACCAAGATTGGTCTTCACCTTAGCCTTCTTCTTACCAGCACCACCTGTTGCTGTACCACCTCTAACACGGGCTAGACGAGCTTGTCGTTCTTCTTTCTCCTTTTCCTTAATTAAAACATTTAAAGTGGCAACAGTTTGTCTGATTGACTCAATGGACATTGGTTTAGCTACATCCCTAATCAAGTCAATGgctaatgatgaagaataatTTAGCGGTGATTTATCATGCATCTTAACAATGGATTTAGATAATGCCTTTCGTAAATCTTGATAATCTTTCTTAGTTTCAGCTTGGAATAATGGATGAACATCAAACTCAGTTTCCTTAGTTAATACTGGTTGACtcatcattaataatgCAGCCTCTTGTTGTTCCTTCAATTGACGGGCTCTTGGATGCTCTTCAGCTAAATCTAATGACCCTAATAAATCAGCAGCATTACTTAAATCAGATTCCAACTCTGcctttttcaataattctcTACGCATCTTTGGATCAAGTGCATCAAGAGCTATACCGGGTGTCGTTTCCTTACTCTTTTTACCATTCTTATTCTTTGTACCCGAAGTAGAAGCCTTTGATTTTggttttgtttcttcttttggCACCACTTCAGCATCCCACGATTCCATGATTGGTTCTTCCTCGGCATCCCAAGATTCTAATAgaacttcttcatcatccatACCCATGGACCCAGTGACAGCTTCATCATCCCAAGACATATTTTTGTACTTTTCtttatgataaatttgttttttgtttggttttttatttatctttTAAGATTTCCAACAAAAGTAATACTAACAATCTATATGTCGAGTaccaataaaaaaaaagattcCTCACCAAATTTGTCGTATTCATCAATGAAGTTATGTATTTGTGAATCTCAGTTTCAATGTTGAATGTCAAGAAGGAAgtaaaaattaaattgaaaaaaaattgggtGCGGTGTTCGGCTGTTTTCGTTAATAGTGATTCCTGGAAAGTATTATTACCTGATGAGCTCTTGTTTTATCatgagaagaaaaatatcagACAAGTCTATTTGTTCTTAAAGCTGAATTGTCATGATCTGTAATTTACTGAAGGAAGTTTATCTTATTCTATTTTTCTCGGAGGTAGGTTCTCTCAATAAGTATATTGTACAATTTCCTAATTGCCACCCCTCCTCGAGATTCaacatatatttttgagAGTGACTTTAATATATCTACATGGAATATAAGTGAGTTGATATACATGGAATATATACGTGTATAAGTCTATATATCGAAAAGggaaaaattcataatCTGTTATTTGCCCTTCTTttgcttttttttcttttctgttcttttcttgttgtCATTCAGTAACCGCAATATGCGGCTATATGGTACTTGTTTCCTCATCCAATTTTATACTTTTTTGCTCTTCCCATTTTTGCATTACAAATGACATACCCATTCTACTTTTCTTAACactttcatcaaatttagAACGTGACCAATTctctattttatttttaatccCCAAATGGAATCCACTGGAAAATTTAACTTCACTAGTTACCACTGTGTTACGATTTTTGGAATCATAGTAATATGTAGTATACTCTTCcacttttaaaattttaatatgATCGAGATTTTTCGTATAAGTTTccattttttgtaatttagGATCGATAACagaatattcaataatcCATGAATCACTCACTCTTCCAATCAAACTACTCGTCCAACTTGGTAGTTTCCCCTGTTTCTTCAGTAATCTTGTTGTATATAGTTTACCATCTTGAGTATCTACCCTTCGAGATAACGTATCTATAGATAGAACATGACTCGAATATGGATTGGGGTATCTGTTGAAAAAGGCACAAGACACTGATCTAAAATCGTGTTGGAATATATGTGTATTCTTATGAACTAACACCATCAATGCAATGTActattctcttcttttgaAATGTCTCTTTTCTCGCTTTCCTGTGTTTATGAACTCCAACATTCCTATTAGCTTAGTCATTTTTATAACTAGACTATATCAATACAGGGATTAAATTAAGGTTGATTTTCCGCCTATGTCCTGAACCGCaacattttgaaagatcGATTCCCCGGATCGTCCGTCATTCCCAGCGCGGGTACTCGTCCCATCGCTACATGTCGCAACATCTTATTAAATGATCATGAATTATCCAAAGTGCATAGGTAGTTAATCAACtccaaagaagaaaaaaatattaatgtgtatcaaattaaatatattttatatgtATTACGTATTCCTTTACTTTACTGCGTAAGATCTAAAGAAACAATGCCACGAAAGCTAAGGCAAGACCTTGATATCtatattcatcaatattcTTGTAGCCACCATTCTCCGACGCGATCGTAGCATTCGTAGAACGTCTACTACCACTACTGCTGCTGGTCAACTCCTTCTTTAGAAAAGTCGTGGCAAAACTAGTCGTCAAAGTCTCCACTTTTG
The Naumovozyma dairenensis CBS 421 chromosome 5, complete genome DNA segment above includes these coding regions:
- the PEX13 gene encoding peroxin PEX13 (similar to Saccharomyces cerevisiae PEX13 (YLR191W); ancestral locus Anc_7.365) translates to MTSIPRPKPWETKAYDIDSGSEFPTVIPREGTGNSNNNNNTANININDGTHRGDDNDNDNDNENTPLSLPERPSSLMTNVNGNNNPNHNSGYNNNMYDGGMTNNNNMNLMNSTSYLPYGYGNSSFNNSYGYGAGTSGIGGGYGYGYNNNMGGILGGNSGYGYGYDGGMGGRISNDIGESTRATFQLIESIIGTVTGFAQMLESSYLATHNSFFTMVSVAEQFSYLKDSLGSFFGIFTIMKVLKKLLYFITKGKLGNSITKNKRQRSLLDEFNKFADGNDDHQVRGANGQFEQTKKRGRKISMKPLIIFLMGVFGFPFLLNKFIENVNKNNSRRLSGGRGRYGNLRGQGGREDDEEGYEDGSGMSIDPNNLEFARAKYKFVPENPEMELQLSKGDLMAIISKQDPLGRDSEWWKVRTKNGDMGYVPYNYLEIIKRVAKDRRPIEDV
- the MMR1 gene encoding Mmr1p (similar to Saccharomyces cerevisiae MMR1 (YLR190W); ancestral locus Anc_7.366), with the translated sequence MNTPPLKPFQLSPSLSPISLCLDDPNNNAINNNGPAGFKHLLASPTKLKLDSSLFYRTSLSKLNEINFSGTSTTTSQLQERRKSDTFLPNSPVMLPLFSNNNNPTHGASATANNNANKPTMFKREYFSPATKHSNTTNISKASLPLLSALMKGSIVTNSSPTVEPSTRAIENDSIGTKSNNTNGLKSKSKSKLTIKESLEQFQQKLESSFKDRQPLSTPIHMEQHSEITNERESNTSERTNNDDIRDVKQQQIVTEINEPSSTISSSSLLPLQMEPTYERDTLNPLYSDYLKEAIPEKPNVNVYRGNSMRMSSTATTLYTPLEEQHENQIQQDLVDMNGFAKPYNTLSTHGNQLRNAGMNENIRSGYNNSKNRYSFISSTSTDYDIDWYDQVASQNGVNNGMMGNRMMRSSPVGMAMRGNSGSSNTNGRNSFINMNMNIDEISNGSEEKEVIDLKIKKLELEINELKLQNEKLINSISKKNLIEDKILLGFFSQQQQQRHNATNKKMKKSKKNTKKEKYSNESRSGSRGIDNTVETSKKETNDESMEMKLKEMEMQFRNYQKMLTDLTIEQKERKKKSTRAKCGDKNKNKSKSERPVSNQRKERLARISSRELKKIEEQNDSISDLNTSFTKITTSEGETNEAEEEEDLEYEDEYEYSDDEEEQEEVDQSLQSREYVDDSYFSEEEKKLNVTQEQLEDFRYNSQEIEPSSAEEDGDDHDDGYESEDEQLETQSRRIPTSSLSSGKTGFQLNFHVQPVHID
- the UPS1 gene encoding Ups1p (similar to Saccharomyces cerevisiae UPS1 (YLR193C); ancestral locus Anc_7.359) encodes the protein MVLVHKNTHIFQHDFRSVSCAFFNRYPNPYSSHVLSIDTLSRRVDTQDGKLYTTRLLKKQGKLPSWTSSLIGRVSDSWIIEYSVIDPKLQKMETYTKNLDHIKILKVEEYTTYYYDSKNRNTVVTSEVKFSSGFHLGIKNKIENWSRSKFDESVKKSRMGMSFVMQKWEEQKSIKLDEETSTI
- the PIC2 gene encoding Cu/Pi carrier (similar to Saccharomyces cerevisiae PIC2 (YER053C); ancestral locus Anc_7.228); amino-acid sequence: MSKSDRKIQMFTKEYYAACTLGGIIACGPTHSSVTPLDLVKCRLQVNSKLYKSNIDGALKIIKNEGISKLFTGVGATLIGYSLQGAGKYGGYELFKRFYSTTLVKNEEMAYKYRTSIYLMASASAEFFADIMLCPFEAIKVKQQTTMPPFCNNVVEGMKKMYAAEGIKGFYKGITPLWCRQIPYTMCKFTSFERIVEAIYARLPTKKNDMSALQQISVSFVGGYLAGILCAVVSHPADVMVSKINNERKFGETMAIASKRIYKNIGFIGLWNGLTVRIFMIGTLTSFQWLIYDSFKAYIGLPTTGH
- the HCR1 gene encoding translation initiation factor eIF3 core subunit j (similar to Saccharomyces cerevisiae HCR1 (YLR192C); ancestral locus Anc_7.363) is translated as MSWDDEAVTGSMGMDDEEVLLESWDAEEEPIMESWDAEVVPKEETKPKSKASTSGTKNKNGKKSKETTPGIALDALDPKMRRELLKKAELESDLSNAADLLGSLDLAEEHPRARQLKEQQEAALLMMSQPVLTKETEFDVHPLFQAETKKDYQDLRKALSKSIVKMHDKSPLNYSSSLAIDLIRDVAKPMSIESIRQTVATLNVLIKEKEKEERQARLARVRGGTATGGAGKKKAKVKTNLGGAFKKDQDFDLDDMNYDNFGDDDFM